From one Pedobacter faecalis genomic stretch:
- a CDS encoding electron transfer flavoprotein subunit beta/FixA family protein yields MKILVCISNVPDTTTKITFTNDNTQFNTAGVQFIVNPYDEIALSRAIELCEGGKGTVTAVTVGESHTEATIRKALAIGADDAVRINASPRDAYFTAFQIAEFAKTAEFDMILCGRESIDYNGSQVAAMIGEFLDIPSISIIKKLDFDGTTATLEREIEGGKEVISVTGKFVASCSEGTAEPKIPNMRGIMSARTKPLQVVEAKEVEELSRIQVFETPAPRGAVKQISPAEPEKLIEFLHTEAKVI; encoded by the coding sequence ATGAAAATATTAGTTTGTATCAGCAACGTGCCGGACACGACTACAAAAATAACTTTTACCAACGATAATACACAATTCAATACGGCAGGCGTACAGTTTATCGTAAACCCATACGATGAGATCGCACTTTCGAGGGCCATCGAACTTTGCGAGGGCGGCAAAGGAACCGTTACCGCGGTCACTGTTGGAGAGAGCCACACGGAGGCTACGATCAGGAAAGCACTGGCGATTGGCGCTGATGACGCGGTGCGCATCAATGCTTCACCAAGAGACGCCTATTTCACTGCTTTTCAGATCGCTGAGTTTGCAAAAACAGCCGAGTTCGACATGATCTTGTGTGGACGTGAGTCTATTGATTATAACGGATCACAGGTTGCCGCAATGATCGGTGAATTCCTGGATATACCATCCATCTCCATCATTAAGAAGCTCGATTTTGACGGTACAACAGCTACGCTGGAAAGGGAAATTGAAGGCGGGAAAGAAGTGATATCGGTTACAGGCAAATTTGTAGCAAGCTGCTCGGAAGGCACCGCAGAACCAAAGATCCCAAATATGCGCGGCATCATGTCGGCCAGAACCAAACCTCTTCAGGTTGTGGAGGCAAAGGAAGTGGAAGAACTTTCCAGGATACAGGTATTTGAAACGCCTGCACCGCGCGGCGCTGTAAAACAAATAAGCCCTGCTGAGCCTGAGAAGTTGATCGAATTTTTACATACAGAGGCAAAAGTTATTTAA
- a CDS encoding tetratricopeptide repeat protein yields the protein MQSTRLAKLLDFLNTDPNDPFILYALATEYVSQGEDDTALDYYNRLLSDHPDYVGTYYHLGKLHERHDRKQLAIEIYQSGMAIARSKRDMHAFSELQGAYNSASGLDYEDD from the coding sequence ATGCAAAGCACCCGATTAGCCAAGTTATTGGATTTTTTAAACACTGACCCCAACGATCCTTTTATCTTATACGCACTGGCAACGGAATATGTGTCGCAGGGCGAAGACGATACTGCGCTGGATTATTATAACAGGCTTTTAAGCGATCATCCTGATTATGTCGGTACCTATTATCATCTCGGTAAATTACACGAACGTCACGACCGCAAGCAATTGGCCATAGAAATTTATCAGAGCGGTATGGCTATAGCACGGAGCAAACGTGATATGCATGCTTTTTCGGAACTGCAAGGTGCTTATAATAGTGCATCGGGGCTCGACTATGAAGACGACTAA
- the chrA gene encoding chromate efflux transporter, giving the protein MIKKRQLLFLRNVVFFTFTAFGGAQAHLSLLLRYFVKTNRYISEEELLELHALAQVLPGPASTQTLVGIAYKVGGLKLALITFLIWILPSAAVMTFAAISYARLDQKASFAEILKFIEPIALGIVAYGAVTLSKRVLKTQVSIFLAISAVICTLVLRNAYVFPIAILIGGMISSALEAPKEESEIRVSLFSNINRKKLIYFFAVLLVFALLGAIINRTSPFSLPIRLFENFYRNGIFIFGGGQVLVPLMFTEFVQMKQYLHASGFLSGFALQQAIPGPTFSFTSYIGTLTMRNFGYGLAGQITGGAVAVLGINLPGLILVLLIVPFWESLKKITHIKYSLAGINAVSVGFILAAFILLVMPVGLNVMAICIMTVTFLLLNYTRISPPLIVFAGALLGYLI; this is encoded by the coding sequence TTGATCAAAAAAAGGCAGCTTTTATTTCTCCGGAATGTGGTGTTTTTTACGTTCACCGCATTTGGCGGAGCTCAGGCGCATCTCTCGCTTTTACTGCGCTACTTTGTAAAAACCAACCGGTACATATCTGAAGAAGAACTGCTGGAGCTGCACGCGCTGGCACAGGTGCTGCCCGGGCCGGCTTCAACACAAACGCTCGTAGGTATCGCATACAAGGTGGGGGGACTGAAACTCGCGCTGATCACGTTCCTGATCTGGATCCTTCCATCGGCAGCTGTCATGACATTTGCGGCCATCAGTTACGCGCGGCTCGATCAGAAAGCAAGCTTTGCCGAAATATTGAAATTTATTGAGCCTATTGCGTTAGGGATTGTTGCTTATGGTGCTGTTACGCTCTCCAAAAGAGTCTTAAAAACACAGGTGTCAATTTTTTTGGCGATATCAGCTGTGATATGCACATTGGTACTTCGCAATGCCTATGTTTTTCCGATCGCAATTCTGATTGGCGGAATGATTTCTTCAGCACTAGAGGCTCCAAAGGAAGAAAGTGAAATAAGGGTAAGTTTGTTTTCGAACATAAACCGCAAAAAGCTGATCTACTTTTTTGCCGTGTTGTTGGTTTTTGCGCTTTTAGGGGCAATTATCAATAGAACCTCGCCGTTTAGTCTGCCCATCAGACTTTTCGAGAATTTTTACCGTAACGGAATTTTTATCTTCGGCGGTGGTCAGGTGCTTGTGCCGCTTATGTTTACAGAGTTCGTGCAGATGAAGCAATATTTGCACGCTTCAGGTTTTTTATCTGGTTTCGCCCTTCAGCAGGCAATACCAGGTCCGACCTTTTCATTTACCAGCTACATAGGAACTTTAACGATGCGCAATTTTGGCTATGGCTTAGCCGGACAGATCACCGGGGGCGCGGTTGCCGTGCTGGGTATAAATCTTCCCGGACTGATCCTTGTTCTGCTGATTGTACCTTTCTGGGAAAGCCTTAAAAAGATTACGCACATCAAGTATTCGCTGGCTGGGATAAATGCTGTAAGTGTTGGTTTTATACTGGCAGCGTTTATCCTGCTGGTTATGCCGGTCGGATTGAACGTAATGGCCATCTGCATTATGACGGTAACTTTTCTATTGCTTAATTATACCCGGATAAGCCCGCCTTTGATCGTTTTTGCAGGAGCCTTACTGGGCTATTTAATTTAA
- the dnaB gene encoding replicative DNA helicase, giving the protein MSSDNAKPGTDRNFTARKNRLTGSMNTMGKLPPQAVDLEEAVLGALMLEKDALSTVIDILKPDVFYHEAHKQIFEAIQGLFQKSKPVDILTVTAELRSLGLLEMVGGAFYITNLTNRVASAANIEYHARIISQKYIQRELIRISSEIIQNAYEDTTDIFDLLDHAEKNLFDIAQNNLRRDTQKMDEIIKQSLATLEELKSKTDGLTGVPSGFTDLDRITGGWQPSDLVIIAARPAMGKTAFVLSCARNAAVDFKRPVVVFSLEMSSVQLVNRLISGETEIEQEKIRKGNLAEWEWQQLHSKIGRLTEAPLLIDDTPALNIFEFRAKCRRLKSQYDLQLIIIDYLQLMHGKGEGQGGGGNREQEIGSISRALKSVAKELNVPVLALSQLSRAVESRPGANGKRPMLSDLRESGSIEQDADMVLFLYRPEYYGITEDEQGRSQAGVGEVIIAKHRNGETGIVPLRFIGKYVKFADLEESFAAPSSFSMDSSAGMQPSQNFDRPGNVIIKPSRMDDMHDDDAPF; this is encoded by the coding sequence ATGGGTAAACTGCCTCCGCAGGCGGTTGACCTTGAAGAGGCTGTGTTGGGCGCTTTGATGCTGGAGAAAGATGCGCTTTCCACAGTCATTGACATTCTTAAACCGGATGTGTTTTACCATGAAGCTCATAAACAGATATTTGAAGCTATTCAGGGGCTTTTCCAGAAGTCGAAGCCCGTAGATATCCTTACCGTAACGGCCGAACTGCGAAGTCTCGGCTTGCTGGAGATGGTTGGCGGCGCCTTCTATATCACAAATCTAACCAACCGTGTGGCTTCGGCAGCAAATATCGAGTACCACGCCCGGATCATTTCCCAAAAATATATCCAGCGTGAGCTGATCAGGATATCGTCCGAGATCATTCAAAACGCCTACGAAGATACCACCGACATTTTCGATTTGCTTGACCATGCAGAGAAAAACCTCTTTGATATCGCTCAGAACAACCTTCGCCGCGATACACAAAAGATGGACGAGATCATTAAGCAGTCGCTGGCCACACTTGAAGAACTCAAAAGCAAAACAGACGGGCTCACTGGTGTGCCTTCTGGCTTTACGGACCTCGATCGCATCACGGGTGGCTGGCAGCCATCAGATCTGGTCATCATCGCTGCGCGGCCTGCTATGGGTAAAACTGCGTTTGTTCTGAGTTGCGCGCGAAATGCGGCCGTCGATTTCAAGCGACCAGTAGTGGTATTCTCCCTGGAGATGTCCTCTGTACAGCTTGTGAACCGTCTCATTTCTGGTGAAACGGAGATTGAGCAGGAGAAGATCAGAAAGGGAAACCTGGCCGAATGGGAATGGCAGCAATTGCACAGTAAAATTGGCCGGCTAACCGAGGCCCCGCTTCTTATTGATGATACGCCCGCACTGAACATCTTTGAGTTCAGGGCCAAGTGCCGGCGCCTCAAGTCGCAGTACGATCTTCAGCTTATCATTATCGACTACCTGCAGCTGATGCATGGTAAAGGCGAGGGACAAGGCGGAGGTGGAAACCGTGAGCAGGAGATCGGCAGTATATCCCGTGCCCTTAAATCGGTCGCTAAAGAACTTAATGTACCTGTTCTGGCCCTATCCCAGCTCAGCCGGGCGGTGGAAAGCAGACCAGGTGCAAATGGCAAAAGGCCTATGCTGTCGGATTTGCGTGAATCGGGTTCCATAGAGCAGGATGCCGACATGGTGTTGTTTTTGTACAGGCCGGAATATTATGGCATTACCGAAGATGAGCAAGGCCGTTCACAGGCTGGCGTGGGTGAGGTAATCATTGCCAAGCACCGTAACGGTGAAACGGGCATTGTGCCTTTAAGGTTCATCGGAAAATACGTGAAGTTTGCCGACCTTGAGGAAAGCTTTGCGGCACCTAGTTCCTTCTCCATGGATTCCAGTGCGGGTATGCAGCCTTCACAGAATTTCGACCGCCCGGGAAATGTGATCATCAAGCCTTCGCGTATGGATGACATGCACGACGACGATGCGCCCTTCTGA